The Streptomyces sp. A2-16 sequence ACAACGGGCCAGTCACGCACCCAGCCGAGCCTGTTCAGGCCCAGCTTGGGTGTGCCGTCGTCCTCTGCGTCGTAGTAGTGGTAGGCCAGCCAGTCCTGGCCGCGGGTGCGGAGGACCGACTCGCCTCCCGTGCCGATGTACCTCCCGTGTCCTGCCAGTAACAGGTCGCCGCCGCCCTCCAGCAGTGGCGTGCCCGTGCTGTCGACGTACGGGCCGGTCACGGACGTCGACCTGCCCACCCTGATCTTGTAGGTGGAGTTCACTCCCGCACAACAGGTGTCGTAGGACGCGAAGAGGTAGTAGAAGCGGCCGTGCCGCACGACGGACGGACCCTCGACCGCGTACGGGGCGTCCGGGCGGGTGGCCAGGTGGTGGACGGTGGCGCCGGGCAGGGCCTTGCCGGTGACCGGACTGAGTTCGACCATGCGGATGCCGGTCCAGTACGAGCCGAACGACATCCACAGCCGGCCGTCCGCCCGGACGATCGCCGGGTCGATGGCGTTCCAGG is a genomic window containing:
- a CDS encoding arabinan endo-1,5-alpha-L-arabinosidase, encoding MKRLRYVTLLTAALIALLPTTAQADTTYPDPLPITGQQIIHDPTVIQLKSGGYAAYSTGGVIGARLSKDLRHWSDAGNAFAEPPSWWYEYNGTGDPWAPDVLYRAGRYWLYYAVSSWGTNHSAIGVATSPSGLPGTWTDHGKAFTSETSDSWNAIDPAIVRADGRLWMSFGSYWTGIRMVELSPVTGKALPGATVHHLATRPDAPYAVEGPSVVRHGRFYYLFASYDTCCAGVNSTYKIRVGRSTSVTGPYVDSTGTPLLEGGGDLLLAGHGRYIGTGGESVLRTRGQDWLAYHYYDAEDDGTPKLGLNRLGWVRDWPVVR